The proteins below come from a single Gossypium raimondii isolate GPD5lz chromosome 2, ASM2569854v1, whole genome shotgun sequence genomic window:
- the LOC105787534 gene encoding uncharacterized protein LOC105787534 → MAAAESCFKIILGSSSMARQRILAEMGYEFTIMTADIDEKSIRKEKPEDLVTALAEAKANAIMARLQHTDILENVACPTLLITADTVVVYKGTIREKPCNEDEAREFIKGYSGGHAAVVGSVLVTNLNSGASKGGWETAEVYFHDIPNEVIDSLIDEGIPFKVAGGLMLEHPLTLPFVDAVIGATDTVMGLSISLTEKLIEEALRQPGSSPRVQNMS, encoded by the exons ATGGCTGCTGcagaatcatgttttaag ATAATATTGGGTTCTTCATCAATGGCTCGGCAACGGATTTTAGCTGAAATGGGTTATGAGTTTACAATCATG ACTGCAGATATTGATGAGAAAagtataagaaaagaaaagccaGAAGATTTGGTGACAGCTCTGGCTGAGGCAAAG GCAAATGCCATCATGGCAAGGCTTCAGCACACTGATATACTCGAGAACGTTGCTTGCCCCACGTTGCTAATTACCGCCGATACG GTAGTGGTCTATAAAGGGACAATCAGAGAAAAACCGTGCAACGAAGACGAAGCACGGGAGTTTATCAAAG GGTATTCCGGGGGCCATGCAGCAGTGGTTGGATCCGTTCTCGTGACTAACCTTAATTCTGGAGCTAGCAAAGGTGGATGGGAAACTGCAGAG GTTTACTTCCACGACATACCTAACGAAGTGATCGATAGCCTG ATTGATGAGGGAATCCCATTCAAGGTTGCTGGTGGTCTAATGCTTGAACATCCTCTAACGTTACCATTTGTTGATGCCGTG ATAGGGGcgactgatactgtgatgggacTATCTATATCTCTCACTGAAAAACTTATAGAGGAGGCTCTACGTCAACCGGGTTCATCGCCGAGAGTTCAAAATATGAGCTGA
- the LOC105787533 gene encoding ADP-ribosylation factor-like protein 2, which translates to MGLLSIIRKIKRKEKEMRILMVGLDNSGKTTIVLKINGEDTSIISPTLGFNIKTISYQKYTLNIWDVGGQRTIRSYWRNYFEQTDGLVWVVDSSDLRRLDDCKMELDNLLKEERLSGASLLILANKQDIKGALTPAEIAKVLNLEAMDKSRHWKIVGCSAYTGEGLLEGFDWLVQDVASRIYMLD; encoded by the exons ATGGGTCTTCTTAGTATCATTCGAAAGAtcaagagaaaagagaaagaaatgcGAATTCTAATGGT TGGGCTTGATAATTCAGGGAAAACGACAATTGTTTTGAAGATTAATGGAGAAGACACAAGTATCATCAGCCCCACTCTTGGTTTCAACATCAAAACAATCAGCtaccaaaa ATATACTCTGAATATATGGGATGTAGGGGGTCAAAGAACTATAAGATCATATTGGAGGAACTATTTTGAACAAACTGATGGTTTGGTGTGGGTTGTTGATAGCTCAGATCTTAGAAGATTAGATGATTGCAAAATGGAACTTGATAATCTTCTAAAGGAAGAG AGATTATCAGGAGCATCCTTGTTGATACTTGCTAACAAACAGGACATTAAAGGTGCTCTTACACCAGCTGAAATTGCTAAG GTGCTGAACTTGGAAGCAATGGATAAATCAAGGCATTGGAAAATTGTAGGATGTAGTGCATACACTGGTGAAGGGCTTCTTGAGGGATTTGATTGGTTGGTTCAAGATGTGGCCTCTAGAATCTACATGCTTGATTAG